From Trichoderma atroviride chromosome 1, complete sequence, one genomic window encodes:
- a CDS encoding uncharacterized protein (EggNog:ENOG41~TransMembrane:10 (i91-111o163-184i220-244o256-282i320-344o364-387i408-427o433-457i469-489o501-523i)), protein MWSLIQRHQIRAHVERELAQTPKSTGKPSAKSPSDLENSRHPSVNPNGKSWSNGVPSSDEEQPGNSAKGQQQHILVKSEPGDSLNPQNWPLIFRCKNIAILSILIFVQGWAGASESMANSVASSKFHVSRTAQNLDTAMYLFGIGTGAPFTGPLSETVGRNPVYLGATFCYLFFVFGSAMATTFGGRITCRYFVGLFSSATLGINGSSVRDQFRDVKRAFVFPIIAWVNVIGPLAAPVASGWLVSNPSLGWHWPDWMTLIISGAAFIIAVLFLPETYLPLLLDWKAKELRRATGDVRFTSEHAMAANFFSRLKHNVKLGITFYQTEIIVTVLGFYLLLLYTLLFTSLSGFDFIFKDTYQLSTGLTGSCFASIAAGSTVFTLSAPGLYNWARSDTEHVHGAHVEPEFRLWPAIVTAPMLPVCLFWLGWTNYPRISIWCGLGACFVFGIVLTAFYVSSYEYIIDSYGEHSAIALASVTAVRYLAAGGMVMATRPMYSGIGVHWTLTIMGCIAAILSPAPLLLWHYGPKLRQRSKYAKDP, encoded by the exons ATGTGGTCTCTGATACAGCGTCACCAAATCCGGGCTCATGTAGAGCGAGAGCTGGCACAAACACCAAAATCAACGGGTAAGCCATCAGCCAAAAGCCCTAGTGACCTCGAAAATTCTCGACACCCATCTGTGAATCCCAACGGAAAATCTTGGTCCAATGGCGTTCCAAGCTCGGACGAGGAGCAGCCGGGCAATTCAGCCAagggacagcagcagcacatcTTGGTCAAAAGCGAGCCCGGGGACTCTCTCAACCCACAGAACTGGCCGTTGATTTTCCGATGCAAGAACATTGCCATCTTGTCAattctcatcttcgtccaaGGCTGGGCGGGTGCTTCTGAATCAATGGCAAACTCGGTAGCCAGTTCAAAATTCCATGTTAGTCGAACCGCTCAGAACTTGGACACGGCCATGTATCTTTTCGGCATCGGGACCGGCGCTCCGTTTACGGGGCCGTTGTCCGAGACGGTGGGGAGGAATCCGGTGTACTTGGGAGCCACTTTCTGctacctcttcttcgtctttgggTCGGCCATGGCAACGACTTTCGGAGGTCGCATTACGTGCCGCTACTTTGTGGGCTTGTTCTCCAGCGCCACTCTGGGGATCAATGGATCGAGCGTCAGAGATCAGTTTAGGGATGTGAAGAGAGCATTCGTTTTCCCAATAATAGCTTGGGTCAACGTAATAG GCCCTTTGGCTGCTCCTGTTGCAAGCGGATGGTTGGTATCCAATCCAAGCTTGGGCTGGCACTGGCCCGACTGGATGACTTTAATCATATCCGGTGCCGCATTCATTATTGCGGTGCTGTTTCTGCCAGAGACATACTTGCCACTGCTTCTAGActggaaagcaaaagaacTTCGACGTGCAACCGGCGATGTGCGGTTCACGTCCGAACACGCAATGGCAGCCAATTTCTTCAGTCGCCTGAAACACAATGTGAAACTTGGCATTACCTTTTACCAAACGGAAATCATCGTAACGGTGCTGGGCTTCTACCTGCTCCTGCTGTACACGCTGCTCTTCACCTCCCTCTCAGGcttcgacttcatcttcaaggaCACGTATCAGCTGTCTACCGGGCTCACCGGCAGCTGCTTTGCCTCCATTGCGGCGGGATCGACAGTCTTCACGCTCAGCGCGCCCGGCTTATACAACTGGGCTCGCAGCGATACGGAACATGTGCACGGCGCCCACGTCGAGCCCGAGTTCCGCCTGTGGCCTGCCATTGTCACGGCGCCCATGCTGCCCGTCTGTCTCTTCTGGCTCGGCTGGACCAACTATCCTCGCATATCCATCTGGTGCGGATTGGGCGCCtgttttgtctttggcatcGTCTTGACTGCCTTTTACGTGAGCAGCTACGAGTACATCATAGACAGCTACGGCGAGCACTCGGCCATTGCTCTTGCAAGCGTCACCGCCGTCCGGTATTTGGCCGCGGGAGGAATGGTCATGGCCACGCGCCCAATGTATTCGGGCATTGGCGTACACTGGACATTGACAATCATGGGTTGTATTGCAGCTATACTCAGCCCTGCGCCCCTTTTACTCTGGCATTACGGCCCCAAGCTCCGGCAGAGGAGCAAGTACGCAAAGGATCCATAG
- a CDS encoding uncharacterized protein (EggNog:ENOG41), with translation MSSGPCKLPQRPFVRETSFFFVSGASKPMIIRPCEDYFCVIVTAATPRHPPQASFGWPEVSPNRQLLLVWDWGLSIERLGDSCDYDEFLNSRVSGTTNHLGKAARLNCIGQLLKDAWLYYDAADRLEKAIESYNTPHGRTYLQSLAMDSTHSPKWKAGELEVAADILGRRGDYVEVTEYGIIQIAGRHDIQIMKLLQDQHDSQILITEDILKAAARNSGSGEAMLRLLISQSSEMNPITEEVMKAAALNYVDGLVVMKLLLKWCGDQAPVTEGVVKAAAANKKTGYEIIQLLLDRYGDRVPITLEIVQYIAEHRGVQMMTLLLDQLRDQMPVSEEVMIAAARNRVYGAMVKLLFERRGFPITRRIRKPLFLVYKGDEEKKRFISQYGDQLPLTKEVVTMVSFWNGLMVLLLDRSQDRSPITKGAMKIILERDGSGEVMKMLLDRHSDQIPITKEIVKTIAKKYDGQIMKMLLDKRGNEISLTREVLEAAAENDSSKEEVVMELLKRYQNQISINTDVATFIAGHFNEQMMRFFLDLCGEKAPIDEELMKAAAGNRYGEEVITVLLNRQEQIPITEEVVQVAACNRSGGVLESLLNWLGDQAPISEGVVAAAVGNGAIADRLLLFLLDKYGDRVPFTKKVVTAAAGNMSLGVELITLLLDKRGDQVPVTEEVATAAAGNWKRGKEIMTILFDRRDYIPITEEVVIAAAGNPSKDNEVLGLLFNRRGDQIPVTEDVVKAAAGNSNNGWRLLKSLFDWRGDQVPISEEVVKAAATNYGDVRVMELLLGWGGLQVPITEEVVEAAAGNSFDGKRVMKQVLSHRDKMSVTKEMFETIAEASYKETMKSLLWKCGDRILVTEKVMQIAARRHGASVMQLLLERCGDQVPITEEVIKTAAAEGLYGDEVIELFLDRQGDQVVVNEELLKAAVANCWKSVEILELLLNRRGDEVVITEGVVKAVAAGNSDESVELLDLFLDRCGDEVTITEEVVKAAAGNEEKGHRVIDLLLRRRGDEIVVTKEVVKAAASNRYKGEQVIDLLLSQRGDEIVVTEDIMEAAAGNEECGEEVMVLLLDRRGD, from the coding sequence ATGTCATCTGGACCATGCAAGCTTCCGCAAAGGCCATTCGTCAGGGAgacatcatttttttttgtgtcgGGCGCATCGAAACCGATGATCATCAGACCATGCGAGGATTACTTTTGTGTTATTGTAACTGCCGCTACTCCCAGGCATCCACCTCAGGCTTCTTTCGGATGGCCAGAAGTCTCTCCTAACCGTCAACTTCTACTTGTTTGGGACTGGGGGCTGTCCATAGAAAGGCTAGGGGATAGTTGTGACTACGACGAGTTCCTCAACAGCCGAGTTTCTGGAACCACGAATCACCTAGGAAAGGCAGCCAGATTGAATTGCATCGGGCAGCTACTAAAAGATGCATGGCTATATTATGATGCAGCCGATAGGCTGGAAAAAGCGATAGAATCTTACAATACGCCACATGGAAGGACCTATCTGCAATCTTTAGCTATGGATTCGACACACAGCCCTAAATGGAAAGCTGGAGAGTTGGAAGTGGCAGCTGATATCTTAGGGCGAAGAGGAGATTACGTTGAGGTTACAGAGTACGGGATAATCCAAATTGCAGGACGACATGATATTCAAATCATGAAGCTTCTTCAGGATCAGCATGACAGTCAAATTCTTATCACTGAGGATATTTtaaaggcggcggcgagaaaTAGCGGCAGTGGCGAGGCAATGCTGAGACTCCTCATCAGCCAGTCCAGCGAAATGAACCCTATTACCGAGGAGGTGATGAAAGCAGCCGCGCTGAACTATGTCGATGGCCTAGTAGTGATGAAGCTACTCCTCAAGTGGTGCGGAGACCAGGCTCCTGTTACAGAAGGGGTGGTaaaggcagcggcggcaaatAAAAAGACTGGCTATGAGATAATACAATTACTCCTCGACCGATACGGAGATCGAGTACCTATTACCTTGGAAATTGTGCAATATATCGCTGAACACCGTGGTGTACAGATGATGACACTGCTTCTTGATCAGCTTAGAGACCAGATGCCTGTTTCCGAGGAGGTGATGATTGCAGCGGCAAGAAATAGGGTATACGGTGCAATGGTAAAGCTACTTTTTGAACGCCGTGGTTTTCCCATCACCAGAAGAATTAGAAAACCGctttttctagtttataagggggatgaagaaaagaaacgtTTCATTAGCCAGTATGGTGATCAGTTGCCACTTACCAAAGAGGTGGTGACGATGGTCAGTTTTTGGAACGGATTGATGGTACTGCTTCTTGACCGAAGCCAAGATCGGAGTCCTATCACCAAGGGAGCAATGAAAATCATATTGGAGCGGGACGGAAGCGGAGAAGTAATGAAAATGCTTCTTGACCGGCACAGTGATCAAATCCCTATTACTAAAGAGATTGTGAAAACTATTGCAAAGAAATATGATGGACAGATAATGAAAATGCTTCTTGATAAGCGTGGAAATGAAATTTCTCTTACCAGAGAAgtgctggaggcggcagcagaaAACGACTCGAGTAAAGAAGAGGTGGTTATGGAACTGCTTAAACGATACCAAAACCAGATTTCCATCAATACGGACGTGGCGACGTTCATTGCTGGGCATTTTAATGAACAAATGATGAGGTTCTTTCTTGACCTGTGTGGAGAAAAGGCCCCTATTGACGAGGAGTTgatgaaagcagcagcagggaatCGGTATGGGGAGGAAGTAATAACAGTGCTTCTTAACCGACAAGAACAGATTCCTATTACCGAAGAGGTGGTACAGGTGGCCGCATGTAATCGGTCTGGTGGTGTATTGGAATCACTTCTCAACTGGCTTGGAGACCAGGCCCCTATTTCCGAAGgagtggtagcagcagcagtgggaAATGGAGCAATTGCAGACAGACTGttattatttcttcttgATAAGTATGGGGATAGGGTCCCTTTTACTAAGAAGGTagtgacagcagcagcaggaaatATGAGCCTCGGGGTCGAACTGATAACACTGCTTCTTGATAAGCGTGGAGACCAAGTTCCCGTTACTGAAGAGGtggcaacagcagcggcggGAAATTGGAAACGCGGCAAGGAAATAATGACGATACTTTTCGACCGGCGAGACTATATCCCTATTACAGAAGAGGTGGTGATAGCTGCGGCGGGAAACCCCTCCAAGGATAACGAAGTACTGGGACTGCTTTTTAACCGGCGCGGAGACCAGATCCCTGTTACTGAGGATGTGGTAAAAGCAGCGGCAGGAAATAGCAACAACGGCTGGAGGTTATTAAAAAGCCTCTTCGATTGGCGCGGAGACCAGGTCCCTATTTCAGAAGAGGTGGTAAAGGCAGCAGCGACAAATTACGGCGATGTAAGAGTGATGGAACTGCTTCTCGGCTGGGGCGGACTCCAGGTTCCCATTACTGAGGAAGTTGTTGAAGCGGCGGCAGGAAACTCGTTCGACGGCAAGCGAGTGATGAAACAAGTGCTTTCACATAGAGACAAGATGTCCGTTACTAAAGAGATGTTTGAAACTATTGCTGAAGCATCCTACAAAGAAACAATGAAATCACTTCTTTGGAAGTGTGGGGACCGGATCTTGGTTACAGAGAAGGTGATGCAGATTGCAGCAAGAAGACACGGAGCAAGTGTAATGCAATTGCTCCTTGAGCGGTGTGGAGATCAAGTCCCTATAACGGAGGAGGTGATTAAgactgcggcggcggaagGCTTGTATGGTGATGAGGTAATAGAGCTATTTCTCGACCGCCAAGGGGACCAAGTCGTCGTTAATGAGGAGTTATTAAAGGCGGCGGTGGCAAATTGTTGGAAGAGCGTAGAGATATTAGAACTGCTTCTTAACCGGCGCGGAGACGAGGTCGTCATTACAGAGGGGGTGGTTaaggcggtggcggcgggaAATTCTGACGAGAGTGTGGAGTTATTGGACTTGTTTCTTGATCGGTGCGGAGACGAGGTTACCATTACCGAGGAAGTGGTcaaggcagcagctggcaatgAGGAAAAAGGCCATCGGGTTATAGACCTTTTACTGCGCCGACGTGGAGATGAGATTGTTGTAACCAAGGAAGTAGTGAAAGCAGCAGCTAGCAATAGGTATAAGGGCGAGCAGGTTATAGACCTTCTTCTAAGCCAACGCGGTGATGAGATTGTTGTGACTGAGGATATCAtggaggctgctgcagggaATGAAGAGTGTGGGGAGGAAGTGATGGTTTTACTTCTTGACCGTCGCGGAGACTAG
- a CDS encoding uncharacterized protein (EggNog:ENOG41) — MAAINQPTTSIRTFPSTLRFFQDMDKHLDSFPRFSHSIHGNRGPHLGQAFLPIFDVRELQDCFELHGELPGVKKENMKIEFKGSKSLEVSGFVENSCQLPLNQRDDGDTPNDAAGKDTKTAEHDSVKYWVAERNIGEFYRAFTFPQRVQQNGTTATLESGVLTIRIPKMADDDLDTHVIPIS, encoded by the exons atggctgctATCAATCAGCCAACTACTTCTATCAGGACTTTCCCTTCCACGTTGAGATTCTTTCAAGATATGGATAAACATCTTGACTCATTCCCTCGTTTCAGCCACTCGATTCATGGCAACCGCGGGCCGCATTTGGGTCAAGCCTTTCTTCCCATCTTCGATGTAAGAGAACTGCAAGACTGTTTTGAGCTTCACGGCGAGTTACCTGGAGTCAAAAAAGAGAACATGAAAATCGAGTTCAAGGGCTCCAAGTCCCTAGAAGTCAGCGGCTTTGTTGAAAACTCGTGCCAGCTACCTCTCAACCAAAGAGACGACGGAGATACGCccaatgatgctgctgggaaAGATACAAAGACCGCAGAG CACGATAGTGTTAAATACTGGGTTGCGGAGAGAAATATAGGCGAGTTCTACCGCGCATTCACCTTTCCGCAGCGTGTCCAGCAGAATGGCACCACCGCGACGCTTGAAAGCGGTGTCCTCACTATACGCATCCCGAAAATGGCAGATGACGACTTGGATACCCATGTGATTCCTATTTCATGA